A stretch of Vigna angularis cultivar LongXiaoDou No.4 chromosome 4, ASM1680809v1, whole genome shotgun sequence DNA encodes these proteins:
- the LOC108322263 gene encoding protein LlR18B, producing MGVFAHDDENSSTLPPAILYKALTKDSDIIIPKVIPVIQSIEIVEGNGGPGTIKKLTALEGSETSFVLQKIDAVDEANLGFDYSIVGGPGLHESLEKITLQTKVVPGPDGGSISKVAVEYHTKGDAPLLEAVLEESKARGTGFFKAVEGYVLANPAEY from the exons ATGGGTGTTTTTGCTCACGATGATGAGAACTCCTCTACACTGCCTCCAGCAATTTTGTACAAAGCTCTCACAAAAGATTCAGACATCATCATCCCAAAGGTTATTCCTGTCATCCAGAGCATTGAAATTGTTGAAGGAAATGGTGGACCTGGAACCATCAAGAAGCTAACAGCTCTTGAAG GTAGCGAAACGAGTTTTGTGCTGCAGAAAATCGATGCAGTGGACGAAGCTAACCTGGGATTTGATTACAGCATAGTGGGAGGACCAGGGTTGCATGAAAGTTTGGAGAAAATCACACTTCAGACAAAGGTTGTGCCTGGTCCTGATGGTGGTTCCATCTCCAAGGTCGCTGTCGAATACCACACCAAAGGCGATGCACCTCTCTTAGAGGCAGTGCTTGAAGAATCAAAGGCCAGGGGAACCGGTTTTTTCAAGGCTGTCGAGGGTTACGTTTTGGCAAACCCTGCAGAATACTAG
- the LOC108322325 gene encoding major strawberry allergen Fra a 1.04 produces MGIVTTESDLVSAVAPARLYKAIVLDSSNFFPKALPDFVKSVEIIEGDGGPGTIKKFSLPEGYVKQKVDVVDEDKYVYQYTIVEGNLLTEPLEKVSNEYKLVPNSDGGCTVKATRKYYTKGDAELTQEFLKSTNEMSAVFAKAVDDYLLANPDYN; encoded by the exons ATGGGAATTGTCACTACTGAAAGTGATCTAGTTTCTGCAGTGGCACCTGCAAGACTATACAAAGCCATTGTCCTTGATTCTTCCAATTTTTTCCCCAAAGCTTTACCAGACTTTGTTAAAAGTGTTGAAATCATTGAAGGAGATGGAGGGCCAGGAACCATTAAGAAGTTCAGTCTTCCTGAAG GGTATGTGAAGCAAAAGGTGGATGTGGTGGATGAAGATAAGTATGTGTATCAGTACACAATAGTTGAAGGGAATCTTCTGACAGAGCCATTGGAGAAGGTGTCTAATGAGTACAAATTGGTGCCAAATTCTGATGGAGGATGTACTGTGAAGGCCACACGCAAATACTACACAAAAGGAGATGCTGAACTCACACAAGAGTTTCTCAAATCTACCAATGAGATGTCTGCAGTGTTTGCCAAGGCTGTTGATGATTATCTTTTGGCTAATCCTGATTACAACTAA